A region of Pyxidicoccus parkwaysis DNA encodes the following proteins:
- a CDS encoding AraC family transcriptional regulator, which produces MDVSRASDLLGQILERTRLRGQLYCRTVARAPWGLRFPTTSVATMHLVTSGTGYLVQGREVIALGTGDVVLLPRGEGHSVADSPRTPKVSLEQWLAERGDGPVHVLGGSGAESRFLCGHFAFDEPGAHPVMRLLPERVHLRGDSEAVRAMLPTVALLEQEYERSERGVSVVVSRLLDVLLVQVLRAWADEQPQGGAGWLGALGDRTLASALGWMHSEPARDWSVDELARRSGTSRATLSRRFAAEVGMAPHAYLTRLRMQEAAAQLRQGDEGLAAIAARVGYDSEFAFNRAFRRYMGVPPGLYRRQARS; this is translated from the coding sequence ATGGACGTCTCCCGCGCTTCCGACCTCCTCGGGCAGATACTCGAACGCACGCGGCTGCGAGGGCAGCTCTACTGCCGCACCGTGGCGCGTGCTCCGTGGGGCCTTCGCTTCCCGACGACATCCGTGGCGACCATGCACCTGGTCACCTCGGGAACCGGGTATCTGGTGCAGGGGCGTGAGGTCATCGCCCTGGGGACCGGGGATGTCGTGCTGCTGCCTCGGGGAGAGGGCCACTCCGTGGCGGACTCGCCGCGCACGCCGAAGGTGTCTCTGGAGCAGTGGCTGGCGGAGCGCGGTGACGGGCCCGTGCACGTGCTGGGCGGCAGTGGTGCGGAATCGCGGTTCCTCTGTGGCCACTTCGCGTTCGACGAGCCAGGGGCGCATCCGGTGATGCGGCTGCTGCCCGAGCGCGTGCACCTGCGCGGGGACTCCGAGGCGGTTCGCGCCATGTTGCCCACGGTGGCGCTGCTGGAGCAGGAGTACGAGCGCTCCGAGCGCGGTGTGTCGGTGGTCGTGTCCCGGCTGCTCGACGTGCTGCTGGTGCAGGTGTTGCGAGCGTGGGCGGATGAGCAGCCGCAGGGTGGGGCGGGGTGGCTGGGAGCGCTCGGGGACAGGACGCTCGCGAGCGCGCTGGGGTGGATGCACTCCGAGCCCGCGAGGGACTGGAGCGTGGATGAGCTGGCGCGCCGCTCGGGGACGTCGCGGGCGACGCTCTCGCGGCGCTTCGCGGCTGAGGTGGGAATGGCGCCTCATGCGTACCTCACACGGCTGCGGATGCAGGAAGCCGCCGCGCAATTGCGCCAGGGAGACGAGGGGCTCGCGGCGATTGCGGCGCGCGTGGGTTACGACTCCGAGTTCGCGTTCAATCGCGCGTTCCGCCGGTACATGGGCGTGCCTCCCGGGTTGTATCGGCGGCAGGCCCGGTCCTGA
- a CDS encoding 2OG-Fe(II) oxygenase, translating into MTAALRRRKAASLSERIAALDWERISADLDTQGCATVSALLTPAECVALAETYSSDTAFRSRVVMARHGFGRGEYKYFAHPLPETVSTLRTELYPQLSRIANRWNETLGIDVRYPDAHEAFLARCHEAGQTRPTPLLLQYGEGDYNCLHQDLYGEHVFPLQVAFLLSVPGEDFTGGEFVLTEQRPRMQSRAEVVPLGQGDGVIFAVHHRPVKGTRGHYRVNMRHGVSRLRSGRRHTVGIIFHDAQ; encoded by the coding sequence ATGACAGCCGCGCTTCGTCGCCGCAAGGCTGCTTCCCTCTCGGAGCGCATAGCGGCGCTCGACTGGGAGCGCATCTCGGCGGACCTGGACACTCAAGGCTGCGCCACGGTGAGCGCGCTGCTCACTCCGGCGGAGTGTGTGGCGCTCGCGGAGACCTATTCGTCGGACACCGCGTTCCGCAGCCGCGTGGTCATGGCCCGTCACGGCTTCGGCCGTGGCGAGTACAAGTACTTCGCTCATCCGCTTCCTGAGACCGTCTCCACGCTCCGCACCGAGCTGTACCCGCAGCTCTCGCGCATCGCCAATCGGTGGAACGAGACCCTGGGCATCGACGTGCGCTACCCGGACGCGCATGAGGCATTCCTCGCGCGCTGCCACGAAGCCGGGCAGACGCGGCCGACGCCGCTGCTCCTCCAGTACGGCGAGGGCGACTACAACTGCCTCCACCAGGACCTCTACGGCGAGCACGTCTTTCCGCTCCAGGTCGCCTTCCTTCTCTCTGTCCCGGGAGAGGACTTCACTGGCGGAGAGTTCGTCCTCACGGAGCAGCGCCCGCGCATGCAGTCCCGCGCGGAGGTGGTGCCGCTGGGGCAGGGGGACGGCGTCATCTTCGCGGTCCACCACCGCCCGGTGAAGGGCACTCGCGGCCACTACCGCGTCAACATGCGTCACGGCGTGAGCCGGCTGCGCTCCGGACGCCGGCACACGGTGGGCATCATCTTCCACGACGCTCAATGA
- a CDS encoding EH signature domain-containing protein, producing the protein MGLESWLGKAPERQRTFTAELETLRVQSERGLKLLSQRLDAAEQRMDEREPSRVERMRESINKARVKEQIAKGDFDSLSRRERRAVPVLWQLIGVEPMRGFLEWSPQSWPRLVRQLLRDWSPDWDAQDMTRWAQLAGKAPGNPRWRLPLPIENVLRRDGPGQLARQWMDRPLLEVVETLRGTGLRPASVYAGHVVAEHLRLGIKAREDRTVSLAFLMDDARGRAWLPFTGTETNVLPAPMEARIEVVAAVLECRAKGICSDLVRARLAERLVSKDSEFGDPRQSHQAQASAWARVRARAPEAFQAFLAGLIQQDLAFFFDHGMNEEDRSEFWLCYLGSIRSTTCYLAAPVYDSLHRRVAALPPEQQAAFRRAQRLGDKDRSEVSAFVLSFAEYDVVEFSRNGHASYVYKKGMLDQKLRGRRPETARDFIDGPSGRFHVQRLLHLPGWEYRVAQQLLALGIEWDRSGRKPWL; encoded by the coding sequence ATGGGACTCGAGTCCTGGTTAGGGAAGGCTCCCGAGCGTCAGCGCACCTTCACGGCGGAGCTGGAGACGCTTCGGGTGCAGTCGGAGCGTGGACTCAAGCTACTGTCGCAGCGCCTGGATGCCGCCGAGCAACGCATGGACGAGCGCGAGCCCTCGCGTGTCGAGCGCATGCGCGAGTCGATCAACAAGGCCAGGGTCAAGGAGCAGATAGCGAAGGGGGACTTCGACAGCCTCTCCCGCCGAGAGCGGCGCGCCGTCCCCGTGTTGTGGCAACTCATTGGCGTCGAGCCCATGCGTGGTTTCCTGGAATGGAGTCCTCAATCCTGGCCGCGTCTGGTGCGCCAGTTGTTGAGAGACTGGAGTCCCGATTGGGATGCGCAGGACATGACGAGGTGGGCGCAGCTCGCGGGCAAAGCTCCGGGCAACCCGAGGTGGCGGCTTCCGCTTCCAATCGAGAACGTGCTGCGGCGGGATGGCCCGGGACAGCTCGCCCGCCAGTGGATGGACAGGCCGCTGCTCGAAGTGGTCGAGACGCTAAGGGGCACCGGGCTGCGGCCAGCGAGTGTCTATGCAGGGCATGTCGTGGCCGAGCACCTGCGGTTGGGTATCAAGGCTCGCGAGGACCGCACGGTCAGTCTGGCGTTCCTGATGGACGATGCGCGGGGACGGGCATGGCTGCCCTTCACCGGGACGGAGACGAACGTCCTGCCTGCGCCCATGGAGGCACGCATCGAGGTGGTGGCCGCCGTGCTGGAGTGCCGCGCAAAGGGCATCTGTAGTGACCTCGTCCGCGCGCGGCTGGCTGAGCGGCTTGTCTCGAAGGATTCTGAGTTCGGAGACCCCCGGCAGTCTCATCAGGCGCAGGCGTCGGCTTGGGCGCGGGTCCGGGCGCGCGCGCCTGAGGCCTTCCAGGCCTTCCTGGCTGGGCTCATCCAGCAGGACCTGGCGTTCTTCTTTGACCACGGCATGAATGAGGAGGACCGGAGCGAGTTCTGGCTCTGCTACCTGGGGTCCATCCGCTCCACGACGTGCTACCTGGCTGCGCCCGTCTACGACTCGCTGCACCGCCGGGTGGCGGCGCTCCCGCCCGAGCAACAGGCCGCCTTCCGGCGCGCGCAGCGGCTGGGCGACAAGGACCGCAGCGAGGTCAGTGCCTTCGTCCTCTCATTCGCGGAGTACGACGTCGTCGAGTTCTCACGGAACGGCCATGCCTCCTACGTGTACAAGAAAGGAATGCTCGACCAGAAGCTGAGGGGTCGACGCCCTGAGACGGCCAGAGACTTCATCGATGGACCGTCCGGTCGGTTCCATGTCCAGCGGTTGCTGCACCTGCCGGGGTGGGAGTACCGCGTCGCCCAGCAGTTGCTTGCGCTTGGCATCGAGTGGGACAGAAGCGGACGCAAGCCCTGGCTCTGA
- a CDS encoding serine/threonine-protein kinase translates to MRQLPLEEPQLRPEDTARRLMDGEVVGGRYRIVDFLGRGGAGTVWRAQDLLSGPVALKLLHGTLEDLTRLPEGPGTPSSAVRHELALSLAHEFQTLASVRHPHVISVLDYGFDARRRPYLAMDLLEDAKPLVQAGAGQPLAAQVDLLVQTLTALAYLHRRGIIHRDLKPANVLVAHGQVKVLDFGLAVGREHVHRAPPAGTPGYLAPELFEDQPPSEVTDLFSVGAMACQMMFGRLPHAGRVDAPPGFPPALKALLERLVSPDAKRRPRAADEVIAALCAATGLAAPQESPAARESFLQAARYVGRAREQVRLAGVLDEARKGHGAAWLVGGESGVGKSRLLEELRALALVRGVVVLRGQAVADGSGPYQEWRPVLRWLSILTTLEEREASVLKPLVPDLETLLGHPVPDPAELGAEMAQARLMQVVEDVFARLPQPTVVILEDLQWARSESLLLLARLAALAKSQRLLLLGSFRDDEAPRLPSQLPGMEVLRLPRLDALEIAVLSQSMIGAQGARPHLVDWLRRETEGNPFFLVEVVRALAEEAGGLDRLGDMALPERVFAGGVRLLVRRRLDKVPEVHRELLKLAAIQGRHVDVALLQRAAPGVDVERWLNDCASAAVLDVADGRWRFAHDKLREGVLEELSSEERPGLHRRVAVALEAAHGIGSEWTAALCHHWGAAGDRVREAAYARRAGEDALRVGACREAVPFLLRALERESERGGDAVSLGNLEALLAEARFQLGELAEFRTWAERALRHFGWPVPSSRAGWVLGTLGQVVLRLAQSSRPDAYDAETEEKRRVRLVAGRLLMRLTDAFIYAQEALPVLWSGLRMLNLCEPAGASSELARGYTNMAVVVGTVPIHPVAEAWTGRARDVAERVGSPSDLAYVLVRNAVYAAYVARWADVREWVERAIGIVDSTGDLRLAEECRSFLTVTYLYQGKFSLGLPLMAWVEGSARRRDAAQTQHWALHYQAHIHLRLGDFTKARSALEQTLAWTEAHGGQTDRIIVEGTLALLRLREGNPIGAREAAEKALAKLSAGKPVAHFVYFGVMSVAEVLLALWETEIGLDGTLAERARAARKAVDAFAKVFAFGKPAALLWRGCEAWAEGDAARAYEQWRKCVRMAEQLGTAYEEGRARLELARHLPPDDPARRMHAQRAAELFTELGTREELAWTRAESLRRV, encoded by the coding sequence GCGTGCTCGACTACGGCTTCGACGCCCGGCGCCGGCCGTACCTGGCCATGGACCTGCTGGAGGACGCGAAGCCCCTGGTGCAGGCCGGCGCGGGCCAGCCGCTGGCCGCGCAGGTGGACCTGCTCGTGCAGACGCTGACGGCGCTCGCGTACCTGCACCGACGCGGCATCATCCACCGGGACTTGAAGCCCGCCAACGTGCTGGTGGCCCACGGGCAGGTGAAGGTGCTGGACTTCGGGCTCGCGGTGGGGCGCGAGCACGTGCACCGCGCACCGCCCGCGGGGACGCCGGGCTACCTCGCGCCGGAGCTCTTCGAGGACCAGCCGCCCTCGGAGGTGACGGACCTCTTCAGCGTGGGCGCCATGGCGTGCCAGATGATGTTCGGCCGGCTGCCGCACGCGGGCCGGGTGGACGCGCCGCCGGGCTTTCCTCCCGCCCTGAAGGCGCTGCTGGAGCGGCTGGTGTCGCCGGACGCGAAGCGGCGGCCGCGCGCCGCGGACGAGGTGATTGCCGCGCTCTGTGCCGCCACCGGCCTGGCGGCGCCGCAGGAGTCTCCCGCCGCGCGCGAGAGCTTCCTCCAGGCCGCGCGCTACGTGGGCCGCGCGCGTGAGCAGGTGCGGCTGGCCGGCGTGCTGGACGAGGCGCGCAAGGGGCACGGCGCCGCGTGGCTCGTGGGCGGCGAGAGCGGCGTGGGCAAGTCGCGGCTGCTGGAGGAGTTGCGCGCGCTCGCGCTGGTGCGGGGCGTGGTGGTGCTGCGTGGGCAGGCGGTGGCGGACGGCAGCGGCCCGTACCAGGAATGGCGCCCGGTGCTGCGCTGGCTGTCCATCCTCACCACGCTGGAGGAGCGCGAGGCCAGCGTCCTCAAGCCGCTGGTGCCTGATTTGGAGACGCTGCTGGGCCACCCCGTGCCGGACCCCGCGGAGCTGGGCGCGGAGATGGCGCAGGCGCGGCTGATGCAGGTGGTGGAGGACGTCTTCGCCCGGCTGCCCCAGCCCACCGTCGTCATCCTGGAAGACCTGCAGTGGGCGCGCAGTGAGTCGCTGCTGCTGCTGGCCCGGCTCGCCGCGCTGGCGAAGTCGCAGCGGCTGCTGCTGCTGGGCAGCTTCCGCGACGACGAGGCGCCACGGCTTCCGTCGCAGCTTCCGGGCATGGAGGTGCTGCGGCTGCCCCGGCTGGACGCGCTGGAAATCGCCGTGCTGAGCCAGTCGATGATTGGCGCGCAGGGCGCCCGGCCGCACCTGGTGGACTGGCTGCGCCGCGAGACGGAGGGCAACCCCTTCTTCCTCGTGGAGGTGGTGCGCGCGCTGGCGGAGGAGGCGGGTGGGCTGGACAGGCTGGGCGACATGGCGCTGCCCGAGCGCGTCTTCGCGGGCGGCGTGCGCCTGTTGGTGCGGCGCCGGCTGGACAAGGTGCCGGAGGTGCACCGCGAGCTGCTCAAGCTGGCCGCGATTCAGGGCCGCCACGTGGACGTCGCGCTGCTCCAGCGCGCGGCGCCCGGCGTGGACGTGGAGCGCTGGCTGAACGACTGCGCGTCGGCGGCGGTGCTGGACGTGGCGGACGGCCGCTGGCGCTTCGCGCACGACAAGCTGCGCGAGGGCGTGCTGGAGGAGCTGTCTTCCGAGGAGCGGCCCGGGCTGCACCGCCGCGTGGCGGTGGCGCTGGAAGCGGCGCATGGGATTGGCTCGGAGTGGACGGCGGCGCTCTGTCACCACTGGGGCGCGGCGGGAGACCGGGTGCGCGAGGCGGCCTATGCGCGGCGCGCCGGCGAGGACGCGCTGCGGGTGGGTGCGTGTCGCGAGGCGGTGCCCTTCCTGCTGCGCGCGCTGGAGCGCGAGTCCGAGCGGGGCGGTGACGCCGTCAGCCTGGGCAACCTGGAGGCGCTGCTCGCGGAGGCGCGCTTCCAGTTGGGAGAGCTGGCGGAGTTCCGCACCTGGGCGGAGCGGGCGCTGCGGCACTTCGGCTGGCCGGTGCCGTCCAGTCGCGCGGGCTGGGTGCTGGGCACGCTGGGGCAGGTGGTGCTGAGGCTGGCGCAGAGCTCTCGGCCGGACGCGTACGACGCGGAGACGGAGGAGAAGCGCCGGGTGCGCCTGGTGGCGGGCCGGCTGCTGATGCGGCTCACCGATGCGTTCATCTACGCGCAGGAGGCGCTGCCGGTGCTCTGGTCCGGCCTGCGCATGCTGAACCTGTGCGAGCCGGCGGGTGCGTCCTCGGAGCTGGCGCGCGGCTATACCAACATGGCGGTGGTGGTGGGCACGGTGCCCATCCACCCGGTGGCGGAGGCGTGGACGGGGCGCGCCCGGGACGTGGCCGAGCGCGTGGGCAGTCCCTCGGACCTGGCCTACGTGCTGGTCCGCAACGCCGTGTACGCCGCGTACGTGGCGCGCTGGGCGGACGTGCGGGAGTGGGTGGAGCGGGCCATCGGTATCGTCGATTCGACGGGAGACCTGCGGCTGGCGGAGGAGTGCCGCTCGTTCCTGACGGTGACGTACCTCTACCAGGGGAAGTTCTCCCTGGGGCTGCCGCTGATGGCGTGGGTGGAGGGCTCGGCGCGGCGGCGCGACGCCGCGCAGACGCAGCACTGGGCGCTGCACTACCAGGCGCACATCCACCTGCGGCTGGGGGACTTCACGAAGGCTCGTTCCGCGCTGGAGCAGACGCTGGCGTGGACGGAGGCGCACGGCGGCCAGACGGACCGCATCATCGTGGAGGGCACGCTGGCGCTGCTGCGGCTGCGCGAGGGCAATCCCATCGGTGCTCGCGAGGCGGCGGAGAAGGCCCTGGCGAAGCTGTCGGCCGGCAAGCCGGTGGCGCACTTCGTCTACTTCGGCGTCATGTCCGTGGCGGAGGTGCTGCTCGCGCTGTGGGAGACGGAAATAGGCCTGGACGGCACGCTGGCGGAGCGCGCGAGGGCGGCGCGCAAGGCGGTGGATGCCTTCGCGAAGGTGTTTGCCTTTGGCAAGCCGGCGGCGCTGCTGTGGCGCGGATGCGAGGCCTGGGCGGAGGGAGATGCGGCGCGCGCGTACGAGCAGTGGCGCAAGTGCGTGCGCATGGCGGAGCAGCTGGGCACGGCCTATGAAGAGGGGCGGGCCCGGCTCGAGCTGGCGCGCCACCTGCCGCCGGATGACCCCGCGCGGCGGATGCACGCACAGCGCGCGGCGGAGTTGTTCACGGAGCTGGGCACGCGGGAGGAGCTGGCGTGGACGCGGGCGGAGTCGCTGCGGCGGGTATGA
- a CDS encoding methyltransferase domain-containing protein, whose protein sequence is MTGPFIRDVERLTCPACGGALVFHGQERDGRVFYGWLRCGGCGEAWSVQRGMARLYREDAVRGTDRLMRVIYDGLPVLHDPLTAVLTPLLQSVTESRMRERYIRRLELGALRPREDGQPVRVLEVGVGSGANLPLLREALPRGLDVEVWGVDLSEGMLKHCQRRLARGGFEAVRLMMADAHALPFPAGMFDRVLHVGGIGGYREPATALAEMARVAKPGTPLVVVDEQLDPAFRPSLLQRAAFRAITFYSRDPHCPRELLPPGAVSVIEEQVAPFYYCLSFRMTEEAVATTG, encoded by the coding sequence ATGACGGGGCCGTTCATCCGGGACGTGGAGCGGCTGACGTGTCCGGCCTGTGGTGGGGCGCTGGTGTTCCACGGGCAGGAGCGGGACGGGCGCGTCTTCTACGGCTGGCTGCGCTGCGGCGGCTGCGGCGAGGCGTGGTCCGTGCAGCGCGGCATGGCGCGGCTTTACCGCGAGGACGCGGTGCGCGGCACCGACAGGCTGATGCGCGTCATCTACGACGGGCTGCCCGTGCTGCATGACCCGCTGACGGCGGTGCTGACGCCGCTGCTCCAGTCCGTCACCGAGTCGCGGATGCGCGAGCGGTACATCCGGCGTCTGGAATTGGGGGCGCTGCGGCCGCGCGAGGACGGGCAGCCGGTGCGGGTGCTGGAGGTGGGCGTGGGCTCGGGGGCCAACCTGCCGCTCCTCCGCGAGGCCCTGCCGCGCGGGCTGGACGTGGAGGTGTGGGGCGTGGACCTGAGCGAGGGCATGCTGAAGCACTGCCAGCGGCGGCTCGCGCGAGGCGGCTTCGAGGCCGTGCGGCTGATGATGGCGGACGCGCATGCGCTGCCATTCCCGGCGGGGATGTTCGACCGGGTGCTGCACGTGGGAGGGATTGGCGGGTACCGGGAGCCGGCGACGGCGCTGGCGGAGATGGCGCGTGTGGCGAAGCCTGGGACGCCGCTGGTGGTGGTGGACGAGCAACTGGACCCGGCCTTCAGGCCCTCGCTGCTCCAGCGCGCTGCGTTCCGGGCGATTACGTTCTACTCGAGAGACCCGCACTGTCCCCGGGAGCTGTTGCCCCCGGGAGCGGTGTCTGTGATTGAGGAGCAGGTGGCTCCGTTCTACTACTGTCTGTCCTTCCGGATGACGGAAGAGGCCGTGGCTACCACGGGCTGA
- a CDS encoding DUF4267 domain-containing protein: METTRNDLSWKLTSPTALFTLLLGAFMFFLSINTMIDPVSAGHGFGIPFSGSEALPWLSVKSGRDLGIGLAIVGLVLTRQRLAAGVFVLATVVMPVVDALTVLKAGASLAFALSVHGSAAVYGVFLGAALLRGRATARAT; encoded by the coding sequence ATGGAAACGACTCGCAACGACTTGTCCTGGAAGCTCACTTCGCCCACCGCCCTGTTCACCCTGCTGCTGGGGGCCTTCATGTTCTTCCTCAGCATCAACACCATGATTGACCCGGTGAGCGCGGGACATGGCTTCGGGATTCCCTTCTCCGGGTCCGAGGCCCTCCCCTGGCTGAGCGTCAAATCCGGGAGGGACCTCGGCATCGGGCTGGCCATCGTCGGACTGGTCCTCACCCGGCAGCGGCTCGCGGCGGGTGTCTTCGTGCTCGCCACCGTCGTGATGCCCGTGGTGGATGCGCTGACGGTCCTCAAGGCCGGCGCCTCGCTCGCCTTCGCCCTGTCCGTCCACGGGAGCGCCGCGGTCTACGGCGTCTTCCTCGGCGCGGCCCTGCTGCGTGGCCGCGCCACCGCTCGCGCCACGTGA
- a CDS encoding DEAD/DEAH box helicase, translated as MSQWGALGRPVEGGVDDEERAALQEEWVTLQHLLMDLLELEQQDVSCEVVGIPGGRGARYRIRVDGKAIPEPPAALPWFVSQREGVHRPLTPTAAWACVEAGFATHAVPAAQLARVARLRGGLETASRLLEGRIQFSPTGYLQKFEPQPVTRLRLRWDREADNPKVVSLQPFAIRPDGTSVPLPLESLRSGGIAGDAHRPLLLPEGAEEVLERVRPLQRRLPRDVAREFSDPACLVPEGRNADGFLDLSEYSERVEGFEVLRGRQPSERMEGSGLEWFVPVEEDGFSLTLQVESEDGGPPRSIHLTSREEALELLQRNDAALKQGGSIPLLVKGIPFPASDALGSQLRGALGVTEAPDREADAAESGNGGSSKAGGHVGAIIKEGGIASQVPRSEAVQHFVPWQTLARALRPDVRLKPHQEKGLEWLWQHAKSGQSGVLLADDMGLGKTLQVACFLTLRQLETPPAQRRPHLVVCPTILLENWRQELERFFEAHVWPAPYVLHDAGVHAVMREGGLNTAFLSRQELILTNYETLGAHQRSLLKVDFDVVVFDEAHNLKNPDTLRSRAARALKRGFAVALTGTPVENELLDVWAIYDAIQSRMPRVFDTRASFRQQFQGDGAVQSLRQALGYPKSDCTLLRREKSEALKDLPPKLPRVVEVEMTPSQEDAERSISAQVRAKGAFWALDALQKLYQHPSLLHGSRRLSTATVLSESPKTALCLKLLKEIAAGGSGAEPEKALVFVLSRAMQDLLAQLIQEEFGLDTVPIINGDPENRRLALRHIDAFSRASSFRVLILSPIAAGAGLNIVAANHVIHYGRWWNPAKEDQATDRAHRIGQTRNVHVYYPLLHRRGSPDAGFDKQLHALVERKRAMARGFLSPEVDDASQYAKVLQESEREGEV; from the coding sequence ATGAGCCAGTGGGGCGCCCTGGGGCGACCCGTCGAGGGCGGAGTTGATGACGAGGAGCGCGCCGCCCTTCAGGAAGAGTGGGTCACGCTCCAGCACCTGCTCATGGACCTGCTGGAGCTCGAACAACAGGACGTGAGCTGCGAGGTGGTGGGTATTCCTGGAGGGAGGGGGGCGCGATACCGCATCCGCGTGGATGGTAAGGCCATTCCCGAGCCGCCAGCGGCCTTGCCCTGGTTCGTCTCTCAGCGAGAAGGAGTTCATCGCCCACTGACGCCGACGGCAGCCTGGGCGTGTGTCGAGGCCGGCTTCGCGACCCATGCTGTGCCTGCCGCGCAGCTTGCGCGCGTGGCCCGCCTTCGAGGCGGGCTGGAGACTGCTTCCAGGTTGCTGGAGGGGAGGATTCAGTTCTCCCCCACGGGGTACCTCCAGAAGTTCGAGCCCCAACCCGTCACACGGCTGCGGCTGCGCTGGGATCGCGAGGCCGACAACCCGAAGGTCGTCTCCCTTCAACCTTTCGCCATCCGTCCGGACGGAACGTCGGTACCGCTGCCCCTCGAAAGTCTTCGCTCTGGCGGCATCGCGGGGGACGCACACCGCCCGTTGCTGCTCCCTGAGGGCGCCGAAGAGGTGCTGGAGCGCGTCCGTCCGTTGCAGCGTCGCCTCCCCAGGGACGTGGCGCGTGAGTTTTCGGATCCTGCTTGTCTCGTCCCCGAGGGACGCAATGCGGATGGGTTCCTGGACCTGTCCGAGTATTCGGAGCGGGTGGAGGGTTTCGAGGTACTACGGGGCAGGCAGCCCTCCGAGCGGATGGAGGGCTCGGGGCTGGAGTGGTTCGTGCCGGTGGAGGAGGACGGGTTCTCGCTCACGCTCCAGGTCGAGTCGGAGGACGGCGGGCCTCCTCGCTCGATTCATCTAACTTCGCGCGAAGAGGCGCTGGAGTTGTTGCAGCGCAACGACGCCGCCTTGAAGCAGGGTGGCTCCATTCCGCTGCTCGTGAAGGGCATCCCTTTCCCCGCAAGCGATGCACTGGGCAGTCAGCTCCGTGGCGCGCTGGGGGTGACGGAAGCGCCGGACCGGGAGGCGGACGCGGCGGAGTCTGGGAATGGAGGCTCGTCGAAGGCAGGCGGGCATGTCGGCGCAATCATCAAAGAGGGGGGCATTGCCTCTCAGGTGCCTCGTTCCGAGGCGGTACAGCATTTCGTGCCCTGGCAAACGCTCGCGCGGGCGCTGCGGCCTGACGTTCGGCTCAAGCCCCACCAGGAAAAGGGGCTCGAGTGGCTGTGGCAGCACGCAAAGTCCGGTCAGTCAGGCGTGCTCCTCGCGGACGATATGGGCCTGGGGAAGACCCTGCAGGTTGCGTGCTTCCTGACGCTGAGACAGTTGGAGACACCACCTGCCCAGCGGCGCCCGCACCTGGTGGTCTGCCCCACCATCCTGCTCGAAAACTGGAGGCAGGAACTGGAGCGCTTCTTCGAGGCGCACGTCTGGCCCGCGCCCTACGTGCTGCATGACGCAGGGGTGCACGCGGTGATGCGTGAGGGCGGGCTCAACACGGCCTTCCTCTCCCGGCAGGAGCTCATCCTCACCAACTACGAGACGCTCGGTGCTCACCAACGCTCGCTGCTGAAGGTGGACTTCGACGTCGTTGTCTTCGACGAGGCCCACAACCTCAAGAACCCGGACACCCTGCGCTCCCGTGCGGCGCGAGCTCTCAAACGGGGCTTTGCCGTCGCCCTGACGGGAACTCCCGTTGAGAACGAGCTCCTCGATGTCTGGGCCATCTACGACGCCATCCAGAGCCGGATGCCCCGTGTCTTCGACACGCGCGCATCCTTCCGGCAGCAGTTCCAGGGCGACGGCGCTGTGCAGTCACTTCGTCAGGCACTCGGCTACCCCAAGTCGGACTGCACGCTGCTGCGCCGCGAGAAGTCGGAGGCGCTCAAGGACCTGCCTCCCAAACTCCCCCGGGTCGTCGAGGTGGAGATGACGCCCTCTCAAGAGGACGCGGAGCGGAGCATCAGCGCTCAGGTTCGGGCGAAGGGCGCCTTCTGGGCGCTCGACGCTCTCCAGAAGCTCTACCAGCATCCGTCGCTGCTGCACGGTTCTCGCCGCCTGTCCACCGCGACGGTGCTCTCAGAGAGTCCGAAGACTGCGCTGTGCCTGAAGCTGCTCAAGGAGATTGCGGCTGGTGGCAGTGGCGCGGAGCCGGAGAAGGCGCTGGTGTTCGTGCTGTCGCGTGCCATGCAGGACCTGCTGGCCCAGCTCATCCAGGAGGAGTTCGGCCTCGACACGGTGCCCATCATCAACGGGGACCCGGAGAACCGGCGTCTGGCGTTGCGCCACATCGACGCGTTCTCCCGGGCCAGCAGCTTCCGCGTCCTCATCCTGAGCCCCATTGCGGCGGGTGCGGGGCTCAACATCGTGGCCGCCAACCACGTCATCCACTACGGACGCTGGTGGAACCCCGCGAAGGAAGACCAGGCCACGGACCGGGCACACCGCATCGGCCAGACGCGGAATGTGCATGTCTACTACCCGCTACTGCACCGACGGGGCTCGCCCGATGCGGGCTTCGACAAGCAACTGCACGCGCTCGTCGAGCGCAAGCGCGCCATGGCGCGAGGGTTCCTGTCGCCAGAGGTGGATGACGCGAGCCAGTACGCGAAGGTGCTTCAGGAGTCCGAGCGTGAAGGGGAGGTGTGA